Within Solea solea chromosome 1, fSolSol10.1, whole genome shotgun sequence, the genomic segment CCGTTATTATTGTTGCCTTCCTCTGCCGCAACAAACTTGATCTCAGCGTTGGCAGTCCTTGAAGCCATGCTGCTGTCTCTGACTTTGTGTTTGAACAGGAAGGGAAAGGTTTTCCTGAAGGACTTTTGGAAGCTGGCCCCCATGAAGCCATAAACAATGGGATTGACTGATGAGTTGGCGTAGGACATGCAATTGGCCCATGTCTTGATTTTATACGTGACGTAGTTTGGCCGGTAGTTTGGATGGAAGGACTGGAAGAGGACGAAGATCTGGATGGGTCCCCAGCAGATTGTGAAGAGAAGGACAATCACAACCACCATCTTGGAGACTTTGCTTCGGATACTTATAGTTCTCTCAGAAAGAAGGTTGACCTGAGAGCAGATGAAAGGGGAGAAACgtttttttattacaacacTATAACATGTTTTGTTCTGCAAAGACTCTTGGCTATTATTTAATACTGTCAATTCAATATAAGCTATTAATTAACTTGCAAAGAAATATGAGGCCACAATGTCATTTTGGTCTGCTCTTTATTGTTTCACttttggattaaaaagaaaaacttaacCAAAGATTTGAAAGTACAGAGCTATCAGTGAGATTATGAGTCAGGCTGTGATTTTCCTTGGCTTTGTTCACTCTTAATACCTTTCATTACGTATCGCCAGTTGAGCCACTGCTTCATTAAAGCACTCACATATGCTTTTGCTTTAAAGAGACGTGCTTCGCGTCATGTTCTCACACAGCCAACAATAAAGGCCAGATAACAAAAGGTGACAGCTGCTCTGCTAGTgccatttcacaaataaaagaTACAAAAGTCCTGTCAACCTTTAATTAGCAAATAATTCGTAGCATTCGGCGCTCAGTTGCACTCAAATTCTACATTACAGTCATGCAGCTCCAATGGGCCATTTGCTCAGCAGCCATTCTGACATGATTTATGAGGAAAAGCACAGCTGTTGCTGATCAAATGAATGATGCCTCTACATCATGAAGCTACATGTAAGTCCAGATGGTGTGGCACTTGGTGCTTCTCAAATTCAAAGAAGACAGAAAGAGCAGACCCTTCTAAGTCGAGATTCAGGGAATGCAGAATTGGAACAAGCTAGCACGTGATACTGTGTCATTGATCGGTTGATTGGCTGCAATGGTGTAGTCTACGTGATACGTGTATGCGGCATATACccactacagtagaccacactacaccactaATTGGTTGGTTGATCAATCGATCGATCAGTTGATTGATGACCCTGCTTCTCTTGAGACATCAACAGTTTATGTATATTTTGTATATGTGGTACATGTAACCTCTCACACAATACTGTTGTTGATGCTAACTAGCAACGTTTTCTAACTGAGGAGCAATGTTAACCGATACCGAtattcatgtgtttttccttttttaatatctttacaataacaacacattcttgttgctttcttttttaaacatgcaCCTGCAAAGGATTGTGGGTGCCAAATGGCCTATTTTAGAATGTGAAGGATCCTACATGTTGGAACAGTCCTTCGGTGGGGTTTGATGAATCATGTTGATCGTgggtgtcaaactggcagcccgcgggccacatgtggccctccaatcgattacatgtggCCCGCCCACCACAAAATTAATTAGCTAGCAATATTTCTTATAATAGTAATGACATTCGGTTGTATctattgctttattaaatgtgttacaCTCAACATtgaattacatatatttaagctgtttgaATAAaagttatcctcgtcattatttgcttaattttctatctatttatcataaatagggttttattgtaaGTTATATTATAAGTATACacaattttatatcaaaacaagctcttttactttgaaattctgtctcaTATCAtgatgaatatcttatattgcccaccccgCTACagaacactttttttctctacaccggccccctcttgaccagactagatggtcattggcccccaggtcatttgagtttgacacccctgatgtaGATGATCGTCTTCACCTGTGATTCTCCTACTGTGACttgttaaaatggctgctgtgcaaagggcccgTTAATCATGAGGCAAACCTGATAGTTGTTGTCTACAGGTTCCACAGTGGGCTGTCCGACCCTCTTGACCATCAGGGTGTAGCAGAAGGAGATAGTGAGGACAGGCAGCAGGTACGCAGCAATAAACTGGTAGAGGATGAAAGCCTGCTCATGAGTTTTTGAGGGAAATCTCTCCATGCAGTATTGTCTTGGACCATACCAGTATCCGTCCTCTATACGCTGGTACATTAAAATCGGGGTGGACAGGATGAAGGAGCCTGGACAGGACAAGGACCGTGTCACAAACTTTTACAAGTTGATAAAAAGATGAAGTCAATAATGAAACAAGTGGCACAAACCAATCCAAATGCAGAGGCTGACAATCATGGCTACTCTCGGTGTGCGGTGACGGAGGGATTTCAGAGGATACACTGTCACATAACAGCGGTCTCCACTCATAGCAGTCAGAGTTATGCAAGTAGCTTGGACAGTCACCTAcgaaagacacagaaacagttACATTAAGTTAGACACTGTGCTTTGAATGTATCAGAGACATCAGAACTTCTGACATTTATGGCACtgttccattatacagttctagctttTCCTTTAGGTATACAAGACAGAACATTAAGggttttttagtacctgctctgacgaggttccatttgagctgagccgatactaaaatgggacatcaacagactgccggccactgattggtcagagaatGTTGctactggaagagtcatgagcacgatatccgacacaagaatcaaactgtaactgtagatcagttaaaaagatttaaaaatctTGAAAACATGCTTTAATCTCCAAATTCTTTCtaaaatttcaatatttaacagaggagtctggtggatttaacaacagcactgctgaaagccggcgatcaactttgagatgtatttcagttcagtgactgtgtcagaacGCGTCAGTGTactgattcagtacactgaaaataactgctttgcccgccactagtttgtgtgtttgtgttgcacatAGACACCGCAGCactttcacgcagccgtgctcTGATGACCCCgctcacattgaggaggtactatgagcCAAGTTGAACCGTATAATGGCAAAGTGATATTAAACACCAAAAGAGACACATTTGAACTGGTAGCCAAAGGTGGCATTTGATGTATAAAGGTTGTGTTACATATGCAGGGATCAAAAACACTGCAGGGAAGTAATATGTGCCTCAGTATGGTCTGGTCTTTTTCTTAATGATCCATCAGActgttttatatttgaaaatagACCCTTGAGAGGAATCATCTCATTTTCAAGGGAGCCAACacacaagaataaaataataccAAAATAACAGAACAAACAACCATAAATTGTATTGAATAATGtgaattgtattgtattttctcATGTATGGCTTAGCTTTCTATTGATACAAACACCCCACAGTTATTTTTACAGAAGGCAATCATTCTTTGTAAGCCAAAGGATTTATAGAATTTTTCTTTTGGTCACAATCACAGGATGTGAGTCATTAATCTTTGTGGCAGCCAAGAGTCAGTAAACACTACACTTGCTGGACTGATAGCTTTTCTTCAGAATCTAGAGCTATGAGTCAACATCTAATAATACATCTTAGATGTTTTCTCACTAGCTGACAGAatctaaaaaacatgtttgttttctaacaTTAAGTGTTCTCCCCCCAAATGTTGTATTACATGTATTTTACTATGACATTACATTGTGTAACTAAAGTATACCACATATGCCAGGCATATCAAGCATGGGACACTGTCACAGAAGAACAAGTGTATGTgctatatgtaaataaatactaGTTTGTAAGATAGTCTATTCTCAAGAAACCAGTTTCATTCGTGACTCCTTGAGGCTTCCGCTAATGAGTTCTCATGCTATTAACATGAAGAATATAGCGAAAG encodes:
- the kiss1ra gene encoding KISS1 receptor a, translated to MHASEELWNSTDRVWLNGSRVNVSLERHGDSDEEDEGDQHPFLTDAWLVPLFFSLIMLVGLVGNSLVIYVISKHRQMRTATNFYIANLAATDIIFLVCCVPFTATLYPLPGWIFGNFMCKFVAFLQQVTVQATCITLTAMSGDRCYVTVYPLKSLRHRTPRVAMIVSLCIWIGSFILSTPILMYQRIEDGYWYGPRQYCMERFPSKTHEQAFILYQFIAAYLLPVLTISFCYTLMVKRVGQPTVEPVDNNYQVNLLSERTISIRSKVSKMVVVIVLLFTICWGPIQIFVLFQSFHPNYRPNYVTYKIKTWANCMSYANSSVNPIVYGFMGASFQKSFRKTFPFLFKHKVRDSSMASRTANAEIKFVAAEEGNNNNGVN